GCGGGAAAATCTTTGACTGTCGGCAATCGCTGAATGAGTACAACCGCGCAGGGATTGGTATCATTCACCGCAATGACCTGCAATCGCGCGCGAAGCTCCTGAAGTACGGGCTCGAATACTTGGTGTTTAAAGACCTGTGCTTAAAGCCCAAGCGATCCGGCGCCCGGGCTTTTGAAACCTCTCAATTCCGGTCGCTGCAAACCAAGCGCGGGCAGCAGGAAAAGGCACGGCAGCTGGGGCTAGAGCTCGAGGCTCTCCGGCTTTTGCTCTAGCGTCTGTCGGCATTTTTGGGCGCCCTTGGCCTGGCGCCGCCCGGATGCTCATGGGCTCCGCGTACGGTTCGCCCGCGCCTTTTGAGCCTTCTTCGCGATTCAGGCCCCAACGCGCCGCACTCACAGGACCACATTAATTTCACAAACCGAGAGCACCCTCACCCGATTCCAGACAATGTCGCATTTTCCAAAAACTCTTGTGCGACATTGTCTAGAGGACTAAACTGCGACGCAGGACCACTTCCTCAGGGGCGGACTGCATGCGTGATGACCTTCATCGGACTCCTGCGCTGTCGCGATACTGGCGAACCGCAGTTCGGCACGCTGAGCGTGCGGCCGACCACGATCGGCTCGCATACGACCTCTCGCGCGCTGCAGTTCAGGACATGGATGCGCGCATCCGTCCTCAATTCTTCGCGGAAGTGGACAAGGCATGCGGCGGCAGTCATGGGCAGCTGTTCCCCGAAACTCAGGTCGGCGCACTGTCCTCATACGAGGGCGCCGTCTGTACCCCCTTGGAGCAGCGATTCTTGGAACTTGCGCGTGCCGCTTGCCTTCAACGGCCGGGAGCGCCCGAGATTGCTGAATGCGCCAAGCGTGAACTACTGCGGCAAATGGTCGAATCGGGCATTGAGCATATGGCTGCTGCGGTACGACAGCACGCAGGCGCCAACCAGGCCCGCCAACTTCGAGCGTGCCTAGTCCAACACCAAGCCGGTTGCACCATCGAACTGGGACGGCAGCAGCCTCCGAAGAAGCCCCTGGGCAAGGCGCTGCTTGACATGGAGATACCGCTCCCATGAAACCGCTGCCTCGTTTCAGTAAGCATGGAGCGCTGCGTCTAGTCGAGCGCGTAGACCAAGCAGATGGGCCGGCCGCCAGAACGCTGGTTGTCGACGAAGAGATCGGCATCAACACGCGGCTACTCCAAGACTACTGCTTCACGCCGCCTACGCCGTTCACCTACGACCTCATGACCGTTGTGGCAGCTGTGCGCTGCGCCGATCGTCAATTCACCCGCTCCATGAGTGAAGGCTGGTCGCGGCGGCTTACGCTCGAAGTCCCAGTGTTTGACACCACGCTGTGGCGACAATCGAAGACTAAGGCGTTGCTGGCACAAACCCTCTCCTATTTGACCGGGGACGAGTGGGTTTTCGAGTTCAGGGCTCGCAGGCGTAAGTTCCGGATGCCGCACGACGGCTACCTTGCCCTGACGCCCAACCCGTCGACTCGGTTCATCCCCTACAGCCACGGCTTGGACTCCTTTGCGCAACTGCGACTGCTGCAACACGCGGACAGGGAGGTGGAGCTTGTGTGCGTTTATGCGGACGCTAGGCAAATGTCCGGCGGTTGGCACAAGTTCCGACAGCAGTCGCGCCACGACCATGTTCGGGCTTTGCGAGTGCCGCTGAAAATTGACGACCCCCACCATGCTGAATGCACCTTCCGCACGCGGCCCTTCGTCTACTACACGCTGTCAGCGTATGGAGCCATCACTGCCGGCTCGAGCGAGGTCGTTATCCCCGAGAATGGTCAGGGCTCCATCGGAGGCTCGCTGGTTCCATTGGGCAGTGAAGCGCCGCACCGTAGCTGCCATCCCGGATTTACGAGCCGCCTAGCTAAGCTGCTTGAGCACCTCACGGGCAGCACGGTTCGCTTCCTGCACCCCGGATTGTTCACGACCAAGGGCGACGTGCTGGGCAAGCTTAATGAGATCGCTCCTGACGCCGAGAACTGGATGCTGGAACACTGGTCTTGCTCGCACGACCAGCGGAATTCGAGTGATGGTGTCAAGCGCATCCACTGCGGGGTCTGCGGCAACTGCATCTTGCGTCGAAGCGCTGCGATGGCTGCCGGCATCGAGGATCCGACTCCCTACCTATACGAGAACCTGACTGCATTCGACATGAAAGAAGCTCTTCGGACAAACGTCGCGCAACCGCGCGGCTACAAAGCCTTTGAAGACTTGGCGTCCAACGGCATCCGCAGCATGCAACGACTCGCCGACCTGGCATCGACGCCTGATGCCTTGAGCGTTTGGGCGGAAGCCGCCAATATCGCGGCCGCACAAAGCCGCCCTGTGAGCGAGGTACGCACCGAACTCAACCAGTTCCTGGCCCGACACACCCTGCAGTGGCAGTCATTCCTTGAGCAGTGCGGCGTTGACTCCTGGCCTGCCGCCATGGCGAGAGCCTGAGATGGCTCTAGACATCAAGATCCGCCCCGAGACGCTCGGCGCCAGACTGCGCAATGCGCGCATGAACGCGCGACAGACGCAGGAGGCAGCGGCGCAAGCTACCGGTATTGCGCGTACGACCATTGCGGCGATGGAGTCGGGAAAGCGGTCGATCGACGCACGCCAGTTGCGGACCTTTGCCGAAGCGTACCAAGTCTCTGAGGTCGAACTGCTCGGCGCCGACCAGCAACCCCTAGACTTGGAGGTTAAGTTCCGATCCTCTCCGAATCTCGCAGTCACCGATGACCAGGCCATCGTCGCACGAAAGCTGACGCGGTTGGCCAGCGGCACCCTTGAGCTTGAGGCCATCGTTTCGTGCCAACCGGCCAAGCAGGACTACCCTCTCATTCGACTCGACCGGGACGAAAGAATCGAGCAACAGGCTGAAGATGCAGCGATGGCCCTCCGCCAACGACTCGGGCTCGGCATCGGCCCCGTCACCAATCTTCTACAGATGCTGGAGTCCGAATTGGGAGTGCGCGTCTTCGAAAGGCCGCTACCGAGTGGGATAAGCGGCGCGGTCGCGTACGACCCGGCGCATGGTGGCTTCATCATCCTCAACTCAAATCACCCAGTGGAGCGCCGAAGGCTAACCGCTGCTCACGAATGCGGACACCTACTGCTGCGAAAGCCAGGCGTGACGGTCTTGCGCGTGGGTGATGAAGAATACGACCTAGAAGAGCGCTTCTGCGATACGTTCGCAAGATCCCTGCTGATGCCTGCTTCCTCCGTGCGGCGCAAGCACTTAGAAGTACGCGATGTGTCCGGTAAATTCACAGTCCGCCACATCATCGTGATGGCGCTGTATTTCATGGTCTCCGTAGAGGCCATGACCCGCCGGCTCGAAGCTCTTGGCCTGGTCCCACGAGGCCTGTACGACTCCCTGCGCGACAAGGGGCTGGCGGCCGAGCACACGAAGGTAGTCAAGCAGGAAGTCGCGAGCGAGTTGCCTCCGGTCTTTACTCCTCACACCTACTTCCTCGCCGGTGCCGCGGTCGACAGAGATCTGCTGTCTTTCGAACAGGTGGCGCACATGCTTGATGTGGACCTAGTGACGACGCGACGGCTGCTGAGCAAGTTCTCGTCCGAAGGAGAAGATGTCTTTGACTTCCAGATCTAAGCCGACCAGCCACTAGATGTTCGTTCTCGACACAAGCGCCGTCATCAACCTGTTGGGCACTGCCGCCGCACCACGCCTGCTGCGGGGTCTGACGCATCCATGCTTGTTGGAGGAGCGCGTCATCTCGGAGCTCAGATACCATCCAATACCAGGCAATGACCTCACAGCAGAGCTTGATCAGTTGGCAACGCAAGGCCTGCTCACCCGAGTGCGGATGTCGGAGACGGCGTACGACCTATTCGTGCAATTGGCAGCAGTATCCGGAGTCGGTGGACTGGGAATCGGAGAGAGCGCAGCCATTGCGGTCGCCCAAGAGTTTGGCGTCGCCGTCGTGCTCGACGATCGAAAGGCCCGCAAGCGCGCCGAAGCCGATTTCCCGACGCTGGCGCTTTCAAGTAGTACGCGCTTGTTCCTTGAGTCTGCGAAGCGCGCAAAGATGTCCGATGACGACCTGCGCAAGGCTTTCAAATCAGCCCAGGCCAACGCGTGCATGGGCGTTCTCAAGGACGAACGCCAACTGGTGACCCATCTCAACATCTTCGAATGATTCGATAAAACGTCCGCCTTGCGCCGCGCCTTATTGGGCATCCCTCAATTGTGGGATGCGGTGGAGCAGCCACCCTCTTAGCATCTTTCGCCGAGCTATCGTGCTCGCCGGCGACACTACAGGAGGGAACCATGAAGCATCTCTGGGTCGTACTTTGCGCGCCAGTCGCATTGGCGCTGGGCGGGTGCAACGCGACGTCAGCCTATGTAAAGGCGGGTGAAGGCTTCACCGAAACCATGGACTCCGCGAAGGCCAGCGTGAAGCTGCTGGCCGACCAGCGCACACGCGTGGCTCGGATCGCGTATGCCAACAACGTGATCGTGAGCAACCAAGCCGGCGGCGGTACGGCAGAGAAGGAGTTCGGCGATTTCGTCTGCAAGGGCACGGGCGCGTTGGCGGACGCACGTGCCGGCGTGGGCGTGCTAGGGCGGTATGGTAAATCTGTCAATGATCTGCTCAAAAAGCCCGATCAGGACGTCGCGAGCCTGTGGGAATCGATAGCGACCATAGAAGAGCGCCAAGCCAAGTTAAGGATGCCCAAGAAGTCGACGGAGCCGTCTGATTGCGCCGACGAGGTGGCCGGATTGCTGTCGATCAAAATGGCAGCCGTGCCGGAGTCAGGCCTGCTCGCTGGCATCCTGACGGTCAAGGTTGTAATCGATGGCCTGAACAAAGCGGTGGTAGCCGTGATGGGAATGCAGGACGAGGCGGCCCGCGCCAGAGCGCTGCAGATCTATGTCGCCGCAAACAAGCAGGCAGTGGCCGACTTGATCGACCTACTCGACCAGACCAGTGCTGAATACGACGACCTGTGCCGCAACGCGGGCAAGAGGCACGTGTTCTGCAAAGCCTACATCGAGAAGCCTGATGACGCCCCAGCGGACTACGTGATTCCCGAGCCGAACAAACTCGCCGCGCAATTGCTATGGCAAAAGTGGGCGTCGCTGCGCCAACCGTATCTGCGCTTTCAAGCCTTTTCGGTGGCCGCACCCACCGCGCGCACGCCGGAAGAGAAGGCGCGCACCATGGACATGGCTTTGCGCATCCACCGTCAACTCGGCGAATACGACGCACTACGTACCACACCGTCGCCGCAAATGTTGGCCAAGGGCCTGCGCGAGGCGCAACAAGCTCTGGTCGATGTGGCGGAAGGCAAGACGCCCCCGGGCACGGGCTGGGGCCGCATCGTGGCTTGGACCGAGGCTTGGGGAGATGTGGCGTCGGGCCTGGGTGACGCGAAGAAGGCCATCGAAGGCGATGAATGAACAAGCACGCGCTGCAAAGGCTGTGCCAAGGCACACTCGTCACGGTGCTGGGGACCAGCATGGGGTGCGCATGGGCGCAGGCCGAGCAGATAGCGTCGCGGATCGAACGCCTGCAGCCAACGCAGCAGCGTCAGCTCCAGGCCTTGATGGCGTCGCGCCAGGGGGGAAATGACGCGCGGCTGTTCACAGACGAGGAGGTTCGCACTGTCCGAGCCACTGTGCCGATCACTGCGACGCCTCTGCCCCAGGGAGACGTCAAGCAACTGTCGCTGCGCATCAACAAGGCGTTTGGCATGCACGGCAATTACACGGATCGCATCGTCAATCCTGAAGAGCCAGCGTTTCCGGTCTGTCCTGATTGCGACGGCGGACTCGCCAAGGCTTGTCATGACTCGTTGTCGCAATCTCGCCGCGCTACAGCCAGCACCCTACTGACACAATATCCGCATTTGTCTGAAGCGGTCGGTGGTCTGTATTTGGTTCTGGCCGGCGGCGCGCCGCAACTCATGGGCACGATCTTTGTGCTGCAAGGGCGCCTCGTCACCAACGGGCATGTCATGCTCGATGCGACGGAGCCCGCTGGGTCACCCAACGTACGCAAGCTCAAGCTGGGTCGCCGGGTGGAGGCTGTGTTCGGCGGTGGTGGGGTACGGCGGGTGGCCTTGCCGGCTGATGCGACCTGGCGTCGCCACCCGAGCCTGGACCTCATCCTGACTGCATGGCCAGCAGGGACGAAGGCGCCAGCAGAGTTGACTCTCGCGACGGCCCCACTCTCTGGCAACACGCCGGTGGCGCTGCTGGGCTTCCCGTCCGTGAACACCAACACCGATCGGCCGCAGGACATTGACAGGGCCTTCGGCCGTTGCCCGGATTCGCACGCGTCTGAGTCACGCATGGTGATATCGATGGGCCGCATTGTGTCGGTGACCGGCGCGGCGCTGGAGCACGATGCGAACACCATGGGCAACAGCTCCGGCTCTCCGCTGATCCGAATAGCCGACGGCAAGCTTGTTGGGGTGCATCTCGGAGACGCGTTGTCGTCCGCGCGCAATTCGGCCGTCGCGGCAAGCTCGCTGGCCGAGCTGACTACGGCAGCAGCACCCTGAGAGAAAAAGCCCGATGCGGGCTACGACGAACGTCGCCAACACGAACGATGCCATCCAGCACGTGGCTGGGAATCAAGGGAGAAAGGCATCTCGGGGAAAAATACTGCAATCACCTCATTCTTTGCGGAAGACGGCACACGTATCGAGTCCTGTGTCGAGGCTGAGGCGCGCGCGACTTAGTGCGCACGTTTATGGCCCTTCTCCGGCGTAACTTTGTACCACCCCCATGCCAGAAAAAAGTAGGCAGTCAATCGCAGGAGGCATTCTTTTCGCAATCGAAATCACGATGCCTCTGAACCTTGAATATTGGAAAAGGATGAGATTAATAAGGACAACCAAGATATCAACATAGTCAGCTAGGAAGTCCCCCTCCTTTTCTCTCCTTCCGAGAGGAAAGCTAGAGACAGATGCCCGCACCATCTATCGACTTCTCCTGTGCACAGAGCCTTGATGTTCCATCGAGTGCATCTGGCACTCATGGGGATCAGGGCCATTGAAGAAACTGATCCCCATGAATAAATCTTCCCTCTCCCAAGAGCCGACGCTCGGTCGGCCACTATTCGACGACCCGTTCTATGAAGGCCTCCTCCTCAATGAGGCTGCCTTCATGACAGAAGATGGGGTAATCGTCATCACTGACGAGTTTGACTCTGTCCGGCCTTCGATTGACGAGTTTGTGCGAGACATC
The Variovorax sp. OAS795 genome window above contains:
- a CDS encoding XRE family transcriptional regulator, with product MALDIKIRPETLGARLRNARMNARQTQEAAAQATGIARTTIAAMESGKRSIDARQLRTFAEAYQVSEVELLGADQQPLDLEVKFRSSPNLAVTDDQAIVARKLTRLASGTLELEAIVSCQPAKQDYPLIRLDRDERIEQQAEDAAMALRQRLGLGIGPVTNLLQMLESELGVRVFERPLPSGISGAVAYDPAHGGFIILNSNHPVERRRLTAAHECGHLLLRKPGVTVLRVGDEEYDLEERFCDTFARSLLMPASSVRRKHLEVRDVSGKFTVRHIIVMALYFMVSVEAMTRRLEALGLVPRGLYDSLRDKGLAAEHTKVVKQEVASELPPVFTPHTYFLAGAAVDRDLLSFEQVAHMLDVDLVTTRRLLSKFSSEGEDVFDFQI
- a CDS encoding serine protease — encoded protein: MNKHALQRLCQGTLVTVLGTSMGCAWAQAEQIASRIERLQPTQQRQLQALMASRQGGNDARLFTDEEVRTVRATVPITATPLPQGDVKQLSLRINKAFGMHGNYTDRIVNPEEPAFPVCPDCDGGLAKACHDSLSQSRRATASTLLTQYPHLSEAVGGLYLVLAGGAPQLMGTIFVLQGRLVTNGHVMLDATEPAGSPNVRKLKLGRRVEAVFGGGGVRRVALPADATWRRHPSLDLILTAWPAGTKAPAELTLATAPLSGNTPVALLGFPSVNTNTDRPQDIDRAFGRCPDSHASESRMVISMGRIVSVTGAALEHDANTMGNSSGSPLIRIADGKLVGVHLGDALSSARNSAVAASSLAELTTAAAP